A region of Procambarus clarkii isolate CNS0578487 chromosome 48, FALCON_Pclarkii_2.0, whole genome shotgun sequence DNA encodes the following proteins:
- the LOC123751111 gene encoding mucin-22-like — MRYEEGEEEEEEEEENNEKILRIKSQTTADTVASSPTTVSLTETTADTVASSPTTVSLTETTADTVRGSSPTVSLTETTADTVASSPTTVSLTETTADTVASSPTTVSLTETTADTVASSPTTVPLTETTADTVASSPTTVSLTETTADTVASSPTTVSLTETTADTVASSPTTVSLTETTADTVRGSSPTVSLTETTADTVASSPTTVSLTETTADTVRGSSPTVSLTETTADTVASSPTTVSLTETTADTVRGSSPTVSLTETTADTVASSPTTVSLTETTADTVRGSSPTVSLTETTADTMASSPRTVPLTETTADIVGSSPRAVPLTETTADTVASSPRTVPLTETTTDTVGSSPRAVPLTETTADTVASSPTTVPLAETTTDIVGSSPRAVPLTETTADTVASSPRAVPLTETTADTVASSPRTVPLSETTADTVASSPTTVPLTETTADTVASSPTTVPLTETTADTVASSPRTVPLTETTADTVASSPTTVPLTETTADTVASSPMTVSLTETTADTMASSPRTVSLTETTADTVASSPTTVPLTETTADTVRGSSTTVPLTETTAALRVLTPQTHHKGYHLQGTTEPLTLVSVYVPQSPFMSP, encoded by the coding sequence AGACCACAGCAGACACTGTGGCCAGCTCCCCCACGACTGTCTCACTCACAGAGACCACAGCAGACACTGTGGCCAGCTCTCCCACGACTGTCTCACTCACAGAGACCACAGCAGACACTGTGAGAGGTTCTAGCCCGACTGTCTCACTCACAGAGACCACAGCAGACACTGTGGCCAGCTCTCCCACGACTGTCTCACTCACAGAGACCACAGCAGACACTGTGGCCAGCTCTCCCACGACTGTCTCACTCACAGAGACCACAGCAGACACTGTGGCCAGCTCTCCCACGACTGTCCCACTCACAGAGACCACAGCAGACACTGTGGCCAGCTCTCCCACGACTGTCTCACTCACAGAGACCACAGCAGACACTGTGGCCAGCTCTCCCACGACTGTCTCACTCACAGAGACCACAGCAGACACTGTGGCCAGCTCTCCCACGACTGTCTCACTCACAGAGACCACAGCAGACACTGTGAGAGGTTCTAGCCCGACTGTCTCACTCACAGAGACCACAGCAGACACTGTGGCCAGCTCTCCCACGACTGTCTCACTCACAGAGACCACAGCAGACACTGTGAGAGGTTCTAGCCCGACTGTCTCACTCACAGAGACCACAGCAGACACTGTGGCCAGCTCTCCCACGACTGTCTCACTCACAGAGACCACAGCAGACACTGTGAGAGGTTCTAGCCCGACTGTCTCACTCACAGAGACCACAGCAGACACTGTGGCCAGCTCTCCCACGACTGTCTCACTCACAGAGACCACAGCAGACACTGTGAGAGGTTCTAGCCCGACTGTCTCACTCACAGAGACCACAGCAGACACTATGGCAAGCTCTCCCAGGACTGTCCCACTCACAGAGACCACAGCAGACATTGTGGGCAGCTCTCCCAGGGCTGTCCCACTCACAGAGACCACAGCAGACACTGTGGCCAGCTCCCCCAGGACTGTCCCACTCACAGAGACCACAACAGACACTGTGGGCAGCTCTCCCAGGGCTGTCCCACTCACAGAGACCACAGCAGACACTGTGGCCAGCTCCCCCACGACTGTCCCACTCGCAGAGACCACAACAGACATTGTGGGCAGCTCTCCCAGGGCTGTCCCACTCACAGAGACCACAGCAGACACTGTGGCCAGCTCTCCCAGGGCTGTCCCACTCACAGAGACCACAGCAGACACTGTGGCCAGCTCCCCCAGGACTGTCCCACTCTCAGAGACCACAGCAGACACTGTGGCCAGCTCCCCCACGACTGTCCCACTCACAGAGACCACAGCAGACACTGTGGCCAGCTCCCCCACGACTGTCCCACTCACAGAGACCACAGCAGACACTGTGGCCAGCTCCCCCAGGACTGTCCCACTCACAGAGACCACAGCAGACACTGTGGCCAGCTCTCCCACGACTGTCCCACTCACAGAGACCACAGCAGACACTGTGGCCAGCTCCCCCATGACTGTCTCACTCACAGAGACCACAGCAGACACTATGGCAAGCTCTCCCAGGACTGTCTCACTCACAGAGACCACAGCAGACACTGTGGCCAGCTCTCCCACGACTGTCCCACTCACAGAGACCACAGCAGACACTGTAAGAGGTTCTAGCACGACTGTTCCACTCACAGAGACCACAGCAGCTCTGCGGGTACTCACGCCGCAGACCCATCACAAGGGCTACCACCTCCAGGGCACCACAGAACCACTGACGTTGGTCAGCGTTTATGTACCTCAAAGTCCCTTCATgtccccataa